Proteins encoded within one genomic window of Brassica rapa cultivar Chiifu-401-42 chromosome A09, CAAS_Brap_v3.01, whole genome shotgun sequence:
- the LOC103840705 gene encoding formin-like protein 4 — MLKQPWSPLRLLPHLTLTFLSSILLLLPHHSFSQSDSPQNIETFFPNETLTAPPPSPVPLPQQNPQSPSSSSSSDREKITRAILITAASTLLVAAVFFLFVHIYTVRRRRRRDRVINVANTLPPAPPLAEAALAREGFTRFGGNVKGLILDENGLDVLYWRKSQSQRGNKSGSFRKEIVHGDDDDQEKNVIYSKNKKKSEMPLLRGRSSTSHSVVHNHPPPPVKSESFEFAKPDPPPPPPPPVNQTAPAPPPPPPPSRSNGPSPAPPPPPPLKKTAALSKPPPAPRGSSSGEGSSSENGQVKLKPLHWDKVNPDSDHSMVWDKIDRGSFSFDADLMEALFGYVAVGKKSPDHEKPSSTTPSQIFILDPRKSQNTAIVLKSLGMTRDELVESLMEGNDFHPDTLERLARIAPTQEEQSAILQFDGDTTKLADAESFLFHLLKAVPSAFTRLNALLFRANYYPEIANHSNSLKTLDAACTELRSRGLFVKLLEAILKSGNRMNAGTARGDAQAFNLTALLKLSDVKSVDGRTTLLNFVVEEVVRSEGKRCLINRRSLSRTSSSSISEVISKEEQEKEYLRLGLPVVGGLSSEFSNVKKAASIDYDTVSATCLALTSRAKEARRVLSQCGGDNRFVEKMVEFLDAAEEEVKVAREEEKKVMELVKRTTEYYQAGGPAKGKNLLHLFVIVRDFLAMVDKVCVEIARNLQRRTTGSPQQQRNAVKFPVLPPNFMSDRSRSDSGGSDSDM; from the exons ATGTTGAAGCAGCCATGGTCACCGCTTCGTCTCCTTCCTCATCTTACCCTAACTTTCCTCTCCTcgattctcctcctcctccctcaTCATTCCTTTTCTCAATCAGATTCTCCACAAAACATCGAAACCTTCTTCCCAAACGAAACCCTCACCGCTCCGCCTCCCTCTCCGGTTCCTCTCCCGCAGCAAAACCCAcaatcaccatcatcatcatcatcatcggacAGAGAAAAGATCACGAGGGCTATACTCATAACGGCTGCAAGCACCTTACTCGTAGCGGCCGTGTTCTTCCTCTTCGTCCATATTTACACCGTGCGGCGAAGACGACGGAGAGACAGAGTCATTAACGTCGCGAACACCCTCCCGCCAGCTCCTCCGCTTGCGGAGGCGGCGTTAGCTCGCGAGGGGTTCACGAGATTCGGAGGAAACGTCAAAGGTTTGATCTTGGATGAGAACGGTCTCGATGTGTTGTATTGGAGAAAGTCTCAGAGTCAGAGAGGCAACAAAAGCGGAAGCTTTCGCAAAGAGATCGTTCACGGAGACGACGACGACCAAGAGAAGAATGTGATTTATtccaagaacaagaagaagtcGGAGATGCCTCTTCTCAGAGGAAGATCCTCCACTTCTCACAGTGTAGTCCACAAccatcctcctcctccggtAAAGTCAGAGTCTTTCGAGTTTGCTAAACCGGATCCTCCACCTCCTCCGCCGCCTCCAGTTAACCAAACAGCACCagcacctcctcctcctcctcctccctctAGGTCTAACGGTCCTTCTCCGGCTCCGCCACCACCTCCACCGTTGAAGAAGACGGCAGCTCTGTCAAAACCACCGCCGGCTCCTAGAGGATCATCTTCAGGGGAAGGCTCAAGCTCCGAGAATGGTCAGGTCAAACTAAAGCCTCTTCATTGGGATAAAGTCAACCCTGACTCTGACCATTCAATGGTTTGGGACAAAATCGACCGTGGCTCATTCAG cTTCGATGCTGATCTAATGGAAGCTCTCTTCGGCTACGTAGCCGTGGGAAAGAAGTCACCGGATCACGAGAAGCCTAGCTCAACCACTCCTTCACAGATCTTCATCCTCGACCCGAGAAAGTCACAGAACACAGCCATCGTGCTCAAGTCCTTAGGTATGACACGTGACGAGCTAGTCGAATCGTTAATGGAAGGAAACGACTTCCATCCCGACACACTCGAGAGGCTTGCGAGGATAGCTCCAACGCAAGAAGAACAATCAGCGATCCTCCAGTTCGACGGCGACACCACAAAGCTAGCCGACGCTGAGTCCTTCCTGTTCCATCTCCTCAAAGCGGTTCCCAGCGCGTTCACTAGACTCAACGCGTTGCTCTTCAGAGCTAACTACTACCCAGAGATTGCTAACCATAGTAACTCTCTCAAGACGTTAGACGCTGCTTGTACGGAGCTGAGGTCGCGTGGCTTGTTCGTCAAGCTTCTCGAAGCGATACTTAAATCCGGAAACAGGATGAATGCGGGAACAGCTAGAGGAGACGCTCAAGCTTTCAACCTCACGGCATTACTAAAACTCTCTGATGTGAAGAGTGTTGACGGGAGAACGACGCTGCTCAACTTCGTGGTGGAAGAAGTGGTTAGGTCAGAAGGGAAGCGGTGTTTGATTAACAGAAGGAGCTTAAGCAGAACCAGTAGCAGTTCCATCTCCGAGGTTATATCGAAAGAGGAGCAAGAGAAGGAGTATCTTCGACTCGGTTTACCTGTTGTCGGAGGGCTAAGCTCTGAGTTCTCAAACGTTAAGAAAGCTGCAAGTATAGATTACGACACGGTCTCCGCGACTTGCTTGGCTCTCACGTCAAGAGCTAAAGAAGCGAGACGAGTGTTGTCACAATGCGGAGGAGACAACAGGTTTGTCGAGAAGATGGTTGAGTTTCTCGACGCGGCCGAGGAAGAGGTGAAGGTGGCtagagaggaagagaagaaagtGATGGAGCTTGTGAAGAGGACAACGGAGTATTACCAAGCGGGAGGGCCTGCGAAGGGGAAGAACCTACTTCATTTATTTGTTATCGTTAGAGATTTTCTTGCGATGGTTGATAAAGTATGCGTAGAGATCGCGAGGAACTTGCAGAGGAGAACAACGGGAAGTCCTCAGCAGCAGAGGAACGCTGTTAAGTTTCCTGTTTTGCCTCCGAACTTCATGTCGGATAGGTCGAGAAGTGATTCTGGTGGATCAGATTCCGATATGTGA
- the LOC103840700 gene encoding paired amphipathic helix protein Sin3-like 6: MGGGRVQPKNQMFSFAKQYIARVKEALKDEPEKYQVFVDMLKYFTNHRRYDDEATILATVDDLLKDHPDLRLDFNNFLSPEAESIITPPEAKSIIPPTAESIIIPPEAERTIPPKAEETITPEAERTIPDEAERTIITPDANKQLSKYQTMVDRRVSRELTLDDDAHPYIASVKKAFCDEPGKYKEFLQILHAYSHLGKDVPSTTARMRELMKEHKKLFRGFRVFLPDHAKTTIILKVKSTIPPPEAEHHGTAQSNSKKRKRVEFDDTSFVDKLKIRFRSLDTHVVESFRKTMKKYEEGKKSKRKVYNKVLNLLYYHEDLTEDFTRYFKRQKILKE, translated from the exons ATGGGCGGAGGAAGAGTGCAACCGAAGAATCAAATGTTCAGTTTTGCGAAACAATACATCGCTCGTGTGAAGGAAGCATTAAAAGATGAACCTGAAAAATATCAAGTGTTTGTCGATATGTTAAAGTATTTCACAAATCATCGGAG GTATGATGATGAAGCTACTATCTTAGCAACGGTGGATGACCTCTTAAAAGATCACCCTGATCTGCGTCTTGATTTTAATAACTTCCTTTCTCCCGAGGCTGAGAGCATCATCACCCCTCCCGAGGCTAAGAGCATCATCCCTCCCACGGCTGAGAGCATCATCATCCCTCCCGAGGCTGAGAGAACCATCCCTCCCAAAGCTGAAGAAACCATCACTCCCGAAGCTGAGAGAACCATCCCTGATGAGGCTGAGAGAACCATCATCACTCCCGATGCTAACAAACAGTTAAGCAAATATCAAACCAtggttgatagaagagtatcgCGGGAGCTAACCTTAGATGACGATGCGCATCCATACATTGCTTCTGTGAAAAAAGCATTTTGTGATGAACCTGGAAAATATAAGGAGTTTCTACAGATCTTGCATGCTTATTCTCATCTCGG GAAGGATGTCCCTAGTACCACTGCAAGGATGAGGGAACTCATGAAAGAGCACAAGAAGCTGTTTCGTGGTTTCAGAGTCTTCCTTCCGGATCATGCTAAGACAACCATCATTCTCAAGGTTAAGAGCACCATCCCTCCTCCCGAGGCTGAGCATCATGGTACTGCTCAGTCTAATAGTAAGAAAAGAAAACGTGTGGAGTTTGATGATACGAGTTTTGTCGACAAGCTTAAG ATAAGATTTCGGAGCCTTGATACTCATGTAGTTGAGTCCTTCCGAAAGACGATGAAAAAATATGAAGAGGGAAAGAAGTCGAAAAGGAAGGTGTACAACAAG GTCCTGAATCTTCTCTACTATCATGAAGACTTGACCGAGGACTTTACCAGATACTTCAAACGACAAAAAATCCTTAAGGAATAG
- the LOC103840702 gene encoding probable galacturonosyltransferase-like 8, which produces MLSNAVVLAAVLCLVVLSPFAAGIRTGPGRITTNGDGGRNEFSKLGPFMEAPEYRNGKECASSSSANRESFDPSLVHIAMTLDSEYLRGSLAAVHSVLRHASCPENVFFHFIAAEFDSASPRVLSQLVRSTFPSLSFKVYIFREDTVINLISTSIRQALENPLNYARNYLGDILDRSVDRVIYLDSDVIVVDDITKLWNTRLTGTRVIGAPEYCHANFTQYFTSNFWSDPALPGQISGRTPCYFNTGVMVMDMVRWREGNYREKLEKWMLLQKKKRIYDLGSLPPFLLVFGGNVEAIDHRWNQHGLGGDNLRGSCRSLHPGPVSLLHWSGKGKPWVRLDEKRSCPLDRLWEPYDLYNKHKIERAKDQSLLGFASLSELADDSSFL; this is translated from the coding sequence ATGCTGTCAAACGCCGTCGTTTTAGCGGCGGTCTTGTGTTTGGTTGTTCTATCACCGTTTGCCGCCGGAATACGGACTGGTCCGGGGAGGATCACGACCAACGGAGACGGCGGAAGAAATGAGTTTAGCAAGCTTGGTCCGTTCATGGAGGCTCCGGAGTACAGAAACGGCAAGGAGTGCGCGTCGTCGTCGTCAGCCAACAGAGAGAGCTTCGATCCCTCTCTCGTCCACATTGCGATGACTCTTGACTCAGAGTACCTCCGTGGCTCCCTCGCCGCAGTCCACTCCGTTCTCCGCCACGCGTCGTGTCCCGAGAACGTCTTCTTCCACTTCATCGCCGCCGAGTTCGACTCGGCGAGCCCGCGCGTGCTGAGTCAACTCGTCCGGTCGACCTTCCCGTCGCTGAGCTTCAAAGTCTACATCTTCCGGGAAGACACGGTGATCAACCTGATATCGACTTCGATCAGACAGGCTCTCGAGAATCCGTTGAACTACGCTCGGAACTACCTCGGAGACATTCTCGACCGGAGCGTTGACCGAGTCATCTACCTCGACTCGGACGTGATCGTTGTCGACGACATCACCAAGCTCTGGAACACGAGGTTGACCGGGACGCGTGTCATCGGGGCTCCGGAGTATTGCCATGCGAACTTCACGCAGTACTTCACTTCCAACTTCTGGTCGGACCCGGCTTTACCGGGTCAAATCTCGGGTCGGACGCCTTGCTATTTCAACACGGGAGTGATGGTGATGGACATGGTTAGATGGAGAGAAGGGAACTACAGGGAGAAGCTGGAGAAATGGATGCTGTTGCAGAAGAAAAAGAGAATCTACGATTTGGGTTCTTTGCCGCCGTTTCTGCTTGTGTTCGGAGGGAATGTGGAGGCTATTGATCATAGGTGGAACCAGCACGGTCTTGGAGGAGACAACCTACGAGGAAGCTGTCGGTCTTTACATCCTGGTCCTGTGAGTTTGCTGCATTGGAGTGGTAAAGGGAAGCCATGGGTGAGACTTGATGAGAAGAGGTCTTGTCCGTTGGATCGTCTTTGGGAGCCATATGATCTGTATAATAAGCATAAGATTGAGAGAGCTAAAGATCAGTCTCTGCTCGGGTTTGCTTCTTTGTCGGAGTTGGCTGATGATTCAAGCTTTTTGTGA
- the LOC103840701 gene encoding pyruvate dehydrogenase E1 component subunit alpha-2, mitochondrial, which produces MALSRLSLRSTTFLKPSSLRRHVTTDTTPITIETAAPFTSHQCDPPSRSVETSSAEILSFFRDMARMRRMEIAADSLYKSKLIRGFCHLYDGQEALAVGMEAAITKKDAIITSYRDHCTFLGRGGELVDAFSELMGRMRGCSNGKGGSMHFYKKDACFYGGHGIVGAQIPLGCGLAFAQKYSKEENVSFVLYGDGAANQGQLFEALNIAALWDLPAILVCENNHYGMGTATWRSAKSPAYFKRGDYVPGLKVDGMDVLAVKQACKFAKEHALKNGPIILEMDTYRYHGHSMSDPGSTYRTRDEVSGVRQVRDPIERARKLLLSHDIATEKELKDMEKEVRKEVDDAVAQAKESPVPEASELFTNMYVKDCGVESFGADRKELKVTLA; this is translated from the exons ATGGCCTTATCACGACTCTCTCTCCGATCCACCACCTTCCTTAAACCATCCTCCCTCCGCCGCCACGTCACCACAGACACAACCCCGATCACAATCGAAACCGCCGCCCCCTTCACCTCCCACCAATGCGACCCTCCGTCGCGCTCCGTGGAGACCTCCTCGGCAGAGATCCTCTCCTTCTTCCGCGACATGGCTCGGATGCGCCGCATGGAGATCGCCGCGGACTCCCTCTACAAGTCCAAACTGATCCGCGGGTTCTGCCACCTGTACGACGGCCAGGAGGCCTTAGCCGTGGGGATGGAGGCGGCGATCACCAAGAAGGACGCCATCATCACGTCGTACAGAGACCACTGCACGTTCCTGGGCCGCGGAGGGGAGCTCGTGGACGCGTTCTCGGAGCTCATGGGGAGGATGAGAGGCTGCTCTAACGGGAAAGGAGGGTCGATGCATTTTTACAAGAAGGACGCGTGTTTCTACGGTGGGCATGGGATCGTCGGCGCTCAGATTCCGTTGGGGTGTGGTTTGGCTTTCGCTCAGAAGTATTCTAAGGAAGAGAATGTGAGTTTTGTGCTGTATGGTGATGGTGCTGCTAATCAGGGTCAGTTGTTTGAGGCTTTGAATATTGCTGCTCTCTGGGACTTGCCTGCGATTCTCGTTTGCGAGAACAATCACT ATGGAATGGGGACGGCTACGTGGAGGTCTGCTAAGTCTCCAGCCTATTTCAAGCGTGGAGACTATGTTCCTGGCTTGAAG GTGGATGGTATGGATGTACTGGCTGTGAAGCAGGCGTGCAAGTTTGCCAAGGAGCATGCCCTCAAGAATGGCCCTATT ATCCTAGAGATGGATACCTACAGATACCATGGTCACTCTATGTCTGACCCGGGAAGCACCTACCGTACACGTGACGAAGTCTCCGGCGTGAGACAG GTGCGTGATCCAATTGAGAGAGCGCGAAAGTTGCTGTTATCTCATGACATAGCTACAGAAAAAGAGCTTAAG GACATGGAGAAAGAGGTGAGGAAAGAAGTAGATGACGCCGTTGCTCAAGCCAAG GAGAGCCCTGTTCCAGAGGCATCTGAGCTATTCACAAACATGTACGTGAAAGACTGTGGAGTCGAG TCATTTGGAGCAGACAGAAAAGAGCTCAAAGTGACACTTGCATAA
- the LOC103840704 gene encoding protein WVD2-like 7 isoform X1 has translation MGDMQVGVANIDDKGFYGMMEDKPGASSSPTLQVSVSFGRFENDSLSWEKFSAFSPNKYLEEVGKCATPGSVAQKKAYFEAHYKKIAERKAEIMDQEKLMDNKNASFRSVVTDQGSTEGGSVTESVVDTEEDKHVTDIAAEVKELTVDDVNEDAIIVKECQSLVNEVKEEVKNSVDSPRLEKPEESALVEEKPEEVLLMDEKEKTEIREDVSENVDTTGKTDETPKKEMEKEKTQKLIKKGGNVGVNRTRSSPKPEQVRTKPTTNKIVTSKKTPPSKEVKNMIKPTKKPAAPISKAPPGFSTPRVYKPASKLPSLSTSQSSVKKEKASSLLRNKPTAPKSLHMSMSLGPSSASDPSALTSTRKSLIMERMGDKDIVKRAFKSFQKSYDLDASVDKQKPALKQNPAKSTSIPSVATRQKDNTRPAKASGIEKRISTSAHGSASRGLKSNVTAQKELSKSGARPVEKTRLQKNPKQAGVVDAKTLKESMNPKAKPVRTLPKVSSDKML, from the exons ATGGGGGATATGCAAGTTGGTGTTGCCAATATCGACGATAAG GGCTTTTATGGCATGATGGAGGATAAACCGGGGGCTTCATCGAGCCCAACCCTGCAAGTCTCGGTTTCATTTGGAAGGTTTGAGAATGACTCACTTTCATGGGAGAAGTTCTCTGCTTTCTCTCCAAACAAGTACTTGGAGGAAGTTGGAAAGTGCGCTACTCCAGGGTCTGTAGCTCAAAAGAAGGCTTACTTCGAAGCTCATTACAAGAAGATCGCTGAGAGGAAAGCTGAGATCATGGATCAGGAGAAACTAATGGACAACAAGAACGCTTCTTTTAGATCGGTCGTTACAGATCAGGGGAGCACGGAAGGCGGGTCAGTGACAGAGTCTGTGGTTGATACTGAAGAAGATAAGCATGTGACTGACATTGCTGCTGAAGTGAAGGAGCTGACTGTGGACGACGTCAATGAAGATGCTATCATTGTCAAGGAATGTCAAAGCTTGGTTAATGAGGTGAAAGAAGAAGTCAAGAACAGTGTGGATAGTCCAAGATTGGAGAAACCAGAAGAGTCTGCTCTTGTGGAGGAGAAACCAGAAGAGGTTTTACTAATGGATGAGAAAGAAAAGACAGAGATAAGAGAAGACGTGAGCGAGAACGTTGATACTACTGGCAAGACGGATGAAACGCCAAAGAAGGAGATGGAGAAAGAGAAAACGCAAAAACTAATCAAGAAGGGTGGAAACGTGGGGGTCAATCGTACAAGAAGCTCTCCCAAG CCTGAGCAGGTGAGGACAAAACCGACAACTAACAAGATTGTAACAAGTAAGAAAACTCCACCAAGCAAGGAGGTCAAGAACATGATAAAACCAACAAAGAAACCAGCAGCACCTATCTCAAAAGCCCCACCAGGGTTTTCAACTCCAAGAGTGTACAAGCCAGCTTCAAAATTACCTTCACTGTCTACATCCCAGTCTTCTGTAAAGAAGGAGAAGGCCTCGTCTCTACTGAGAAACAAACCAACCGCTCCAAAGTCATTGCATATGTCTATGAGTCTTGGTCCATCATCTGCCTCTGATCCTAGTGCTCTTACAAGCACTAGAAAATCGTTGATTATGGAGCGTATGGGAGATAAAGACATTGTCAAACGTGCGTTTAAGTCATTTCAAAAGAGTTATGACCTCGATGCTTCTGTCGACAAGCAAAAGCCAGCTCTAAAACAG AATCCTGCAAAGTCAACAAGTATTCCATCAGTAGCTACACGGCAGAAGGATAACACcag GCCTGCAAAAGCAAGTGGCATAGAGAAGAGAATTAGTACAAGCGCTCATGGTTCTGCATCTCGTGGGTTGAAAAGCAATGTCACAGCACAAAAAGAG CTTTCCAAATCGGGTGCAAGACCTGTAGAGAAGACACGCTTACAGAAGAATCCAAAG cAGGCTGGAGTGGTTGATGCCAAGACCCTGAAAGAGTCTATGAATCCGAAAGCAAAACCAGTACGTACCTTACCAAAAGTCTCTTCAGACAAAATGTTATGA
- the LOC103840707 gene encoding metalloendoproteinase 3-MMP, with product MIRFCVFGAFLLYLVASPVSAGFYPNGSAIPPDLRRNITDNAWNAFLNFTGCHAGMKVDGLYKIKQYFQHFGYIPLTLPGNFTDDFDDILKSAVEMYQRNFKLNITGELDELTLQHVVIPRCGVPDVVNGTSTMLSGGGRRRTYEVSFSGRSQRFHAVKRYSFFPGEPRWPERRRNLTYAFDPRNALTEEVKSVFSRAFVRWAEVIPLTFRRVESFSTSDISIGFYTGEHGDREPFDGFMGTLAHAFSPPNGHFHLDGAENWIVSGEGGDGFLTERAAVDLESVAVHEIGHLLGLGHSSVQDSIMFPTITTGRRKVDLHSDDVEGVQYLYGSNPNFNGSRTPTPATEQRDTGSGNSGAAGRIDGYSSVLTSLLMSTVGLLMYIL from the coding sequence ATGATAAGGTTTTGCGTTTTTGGCGCTTTCTTGTTGTACCTAGTTGCTTCTCCCGTTTCCGCCGGTTTCTACCCCAACGGCTCAGCTATTCCGCCGGATCTCCGCCGTAACATCACAGACAACGCATGGAACGCATTCTTGAATTTCACCGGCTGCCATGCTGGCATGAAAGTCGACGGCCTTTACAAGATTAAACAATACTTCCAACATTTCGGTTACATCCCCCTAACTCTCCCCGGAAACTTCACCGACGACTTCGACGATATCCTCAAGAGTGCCGTCGAGATGTACCAACGGAACTTCAAGCTAAACATCACCGGAGAACTCGACGAGCTCACTCTTCAACACGTCGTGATCCCGCGCTGCGGCGTTCCCGACGTCGTCAACGGCACCTCGACTATGCTTAGCGGCGGTGGAAGAAGAAGGACCTACGAGGTCTCCTTTTCGGGGAGGAGCCAACGTTTCCACGCGGTCAAACGCTACTCTTTCTTCCCCGGAGAGCCGCGGTGGCCGGAGCGCCGCAGAAACCTAACCTACGCGTTCGACCCAAGAAACGCGTTGACCGAGGAGGTCAAGAGCGTGTTCTCACGCGCGTTCGTTCGCTGGGCGGAGGTGATACCTCTGACTTTCAGGCGCGTCGAAAGCTTCTCAACCTCCGACATCAGCATCGGATTCTACACCGGAGAACACGGCGACCGTGAACCGTTCGACGGCTTCATGGGAACCTTAGCGCATGCGTTCTCGCCGCCGAACGGACATTTCCACCTTGACGGCGCCGAGAATTGGATAGTCTCCGGCGAAGGCGGCGACGGGTTTCTCACGGAGAGGGCGGCTGTCGATCTTGAGTCGGTGGCTGTTCATGAGATAGGACATCTTCTAGGGTTAGGACATTCCTCGGTTCAAGACTCTATCATGTTTCCGACCATCACGACAGGGAGGCGTAAGGTTGATTTGCATAGCGATGACGTGGAAGGTGTTCAGTATTTGTATGGTTCGAATCCTAACTTCAACGGGTCTAGAACTCCAACACCGGCCACTGAACAACGAGACACTGGCAGTGGCAACTCCGGTGCTGCTGGGAGGATCGACGGTTATAGTTCGGTTTTGACTAGTCTATTGATGTCCACCGTTGGATTGTTGATGTATATTCTGTAG
- the LOC103840704 gene encoding nucleolar protein dao-5 isoform X2, protein MGDMQVGVANIDDKGFYGMMEDKPGASSSPTLQVSVSFGRFENDSLSWEKFSAFSPNKYLEEVGKCATPGSVAQKKAYFEAHYKKIAERKAEIMDQEKLMDNKNASFRSVVTDQGSTEGGSVTESVVDTEEDKHVTDIAAEVKELTVDDVNEDAIIVKECQSLVNEVKEEVKNSVDSPRLEKPEESALVEEKPEEVLLMDEKEKTEIREDVSENVDTTGKTDETPKKEMEKEKTQKLIKKGGNVGVNRTRSSPKPEQVRTKPTTNKIVTSKKTPPSKEVKNMIKPTKKPAAPISKAPPGFSTPRVYKPASKLPSLSTSQSSVKKEKASSLLRNKPTAPKSLHMSMSLGPSSASDPSALTSTRKSLIMERMGDKDIVKRAFKSFQKSYDLDASVDKQKPALKQNPAKSTSIPSVATRQKDNTRPAKASGIEKRISTSAHGSASRGLKSNVTAQKELSKSGARPVEKTRLQKNPKAGVVDAKTLKESMNPKAKPVRTLPKVSSDKML, encoded by the exons ATGGGGGATATGCAAGTTGGTGTTGCCAATATCGACGATAAG GGCTTTTATGGCATGATGGAGGATAAACCGGGGGCTTCATCGAGCCCAACCCTGCAAGTCTCGGTTTCATTTGGAAGGTTTGAGAATGACTCACTTTCATGGGAGAAGTTCTCTGCTTTCTCTCCAAACAAGTACTTGGAGGAAGTTGGAAAGTGCGCTACTCCAGGGTCTGTAGCTCAAAAGAAGGCTTACTTCGAAGCTCATTACAAGAAGATCGCTGAGAGGAAAGCTGAGATCATGGATCAGGAGAAACTAATGGACAACAAGAACGCTTCTTTTAGATCGGTCGTTACAGATCAGGGGAGCACGGAAGGCGGGTCAGTGACAGAGTCTGTGGTTGATACTGAAGAAGATAAGCATGTGACTGACATTGCTGCTGAAGTGAAGGAGCTGACTGTGGACGACGTCAATGAAGATGCTATCATTGTCAAGGAATGTCAAAGCTTGGTTAATGAGGTGAAAGAAGAAGTCAAGAACAGTGTGGATAGTCCAAGATTGGAGAAACCAGAAGAGTCTGCTCTTGTGGAGGAGAAACCAGAAGAGGTTTTACTAATGGATGAGAAAGAAAAGACAGAGATAAGAGAAGACGTGAGCGAGAACGTTGATACTACTGGCAAGACGGATGAAACGCCAAAGAAGGAGATGGAGAAAGAGAAAACGCAAAAACTAATCAAGAAGGGTGGAAACGTGGGGGTCAATCGTACAAGAAGCTCTCCCAAG CCTGAGCAGGTGAGGACAAAACCGACAACTAACAAGATTGTAACAAGTAAGAAAACTCCACCAAGCAAGGAGGTCAAGAACATGATAAAACCAACAAAGAAACCAGCAGCACCTATCTCAAAAGCCCCACCAGGGTTTTCAACTCCAAGAGTGTACAAGCCAGCTTCAAAATTACCTTCACTGTCTACATCCCAGTCTTCTGTAAAGAAGGAGAAGGCCTCGTCTCTACTGAGAAACAAACCAACCGCTCCAAAGTCATTGCATATGTCTATGAGTCTTGGTCCATCATCTGCCTCTGATCCTAGTGCTCTTACAAGCACTAGAAAATCGTTGATTATGGAGCGTATGGGAGATAAAGACATTGTCAAACGTGCGTTTAAGTCATTTCAAAAGAGTTATGACCTCGATGCTTCTGTCGACAAGCAAAAGCCAGCTCTAAAACAG AATCCTGCAAAGTCAACAAGTATTCCATCAGTAGCTACACGGCAGAAGGATAACACcag GCCTGCAAAAGCAAGTGGCATAGAGAAGAGAATTAGTACAAGCGCTCATGGTTCTGCATCTCGTGGGTTGAAAAGCAATGTCACAGCACAAAAAGAG CTTTCCAAATCGGGTGCAAGACCTGTAGAGAAGACACGCTTACAGAAGAATCCAAAG GCTGGAGTGGTTGATGCCAAGACCCTGAAAGAGTCTATGAATCCGAAAGCAAAACCAGTACGTACCTTACCAAAAGTCTCTTCAGACAAAATGTTATGA